In Stomoxys calcitrans chromosome 2, idStoCalc2.1, whole genome shotgun sequence, the following proteins share a genomic window:
- the LOC106082255 gene encoding peroxidase isoform X1, whose protein sequence is MHWPANCLLLLVIIKLSYQQRCPFSGGELHALATNAISEDEAGGELRPYLDKLENSRNLIKPKPGEDLFHTQNLLPENGQNYRPSDDNRYDELTLNSFIQRSVRLECAFPPKTCANETLAYRSFDGSCNNLAYPGYGMANSRYSRILNPKYSDGKYLPPKSSSGEALPNAHLLSLSLYGDETYLDSFRTVLTMQWGQFVAHDISDFMSHARLGDCCENPNHKLCYSIPLHAQGPITLSTGKTCMSFARGLSDADISCPKSDLPYAEKISKTTPYMDLSSLYGNSLEYSLKTRTYQGGLLKTVWYNHQQFLPITPNVNGECRSKVDHCYDIPDKRNQFTPTIAVIHTILVREHNRLATELAQLNPLYTDEKLFQLARKINIAQYQKISYYDWLPLLLGGMHSYSSGLIYDVEPRDHVNDYDESSDPAALAENAGAAFRYAHNQIPGWFSLVSSDRLHNKTLRLSNYFQRQGILDMVQMDGNFDALVRGLITQLQKRADDNMDKEIKYYLGRNVLHEFGMDLKAIDIQRGRDFGLASYNDYREYCGLPRAYKWSDFATEISQEKISLMQKFYASPDDVDLNVGGSLEGHSPEAIFGPTFQCIMTSQFLTTRVSDRFFFEHDDAHSGFTPEQLAEIRKVTLAGLFCANTINLKCIQSNVFVFPDDENVLVPCKSIPQLNLKLWQNRKGY, encoded by the exons ATGCATTGGCCAGCAAATTGTTTATTGTTGTTAGTTATAATAAAGTTAAGCTATCAGCAAAGATG CCCATTCTCTGGAGGGGAACTGCATGCGTTGGCAACAAATGCTATCAGTGAAGATGAAGCTGGCGGCGAACTCAGACCATACCTAGACAAATTGGAAAATAGCCGAAATTTGATAAAGCCAAAGCCAGGGGAAGATCTCTTTCACACACAAAACTTACTGCCTGAAAATGGCCAAAATTATAGACCATCTGACGATAATCGATACGATGAGTTGACTCTTAACAGTTTCATTCAGAGAAGTGTAAGATTGGAATGTGCTTTTCCACCGAAGACATGTGCAAATGAAACCCTGGCCTATCGGAGCTTCGATGGTTCATGTAATAATCTGGCTTATCCGGGCTATGGTATGGCAAATTCGAGATATTCCAGAATTTTAAATCCGAAATACAGTGATGGCAAATACCTACCTCCTAAATCATCATCTGGCGAAGCACTGCCAAACGCTCACCTTCTATCGTTATCTCTTTATGGTGATGAAACCTATTTGGATAGCTTCCGAACAGTGCTAACAATGCAGTGGGGTCAATTTGTGGCCCACGACATAAGTGATTTTATGAGTCACGCACGTTTGG GTGACTGCTGCGAAAATCCCAACCACAAGCTTTGCTATTCCATACCATTACATGCCCAGGGTCCCATTACATTGTCAACGGGTAAGACCTGCATGAGCTTTGCACGTGGCTTAAGTGATGCCGATATTTCCTGTCCCAAAAGTGATTTGCCATATGccgaaaaaatctcaaaaactaCACCATACATGGATTTATCATCTCTGTACGGCAATTCTCTGGAGTACAGTCTAAAAACTCGCACATATCAAGGGGGACTGTTGAAAACAGTTTGGTACAATCATCAGCAATTCTTACCCATAACACCCAATGTTAATGGGGAATGTCGGTCGAAGGTTGACCATTGCTATGACATTCCCGACAAACGGAATCAGTTTACACCCACTATTGCCGTCATTCACACCATTTTGGTGAGAGAACACAATCGCCTGGCTACCGAATTGGCCCAGTTAAATCCTCTATATACGGACGAGAAACTCTTTCAACTCGCACGAAAAATCAATATAGCCCAGTACCAGAAAATTTCCTATTACGACTGGTTGCCTCTGCTTTTGGGTGGCATGCACAGCTATTCAAGCGGTTTAATCTATGATGTTGAGCCTCGTGATCATGTGAATGACTATGACGAAAGCTCTGACCCTGCAGCACTTGCAGAAAATGCAGGAGCTGCCTTCCGATATGCGCACAATCAAATTCCGGGATGGTTTTC GTTAGTTTCATCCGACCGCTTACATAACAAGACGCTGCGGTTGAGCAATTATTTCCAGCGCCAAGGCATACTGGATATGGTGCAGATGGACGGCAATTTTGATGCTTTGGTAAGAGGTTTAATAACCCAGCTGCAAAAACGAGCCGATGATAATATGGATAAGGAG aTAAAATATTATTTAGGTCGAAATGTTTTGCATGAGTTTGGCATGGATCTGAAGGCTATAGATATTCAGCGTGGTCGAGATTTCGGTCTGGCCAGTTACAATGATTATAGGGAATATTGTGGTTTACCTAGGGCATACAAATGGTCCGACtttgcaactgaaatttccCAAGAG aaaatttctttaatgcaAAAATTCTATGCTTCGCCAGATGATGTGGACTTAAACGTTGGTGGTTCCTTGGAGGGACATAGCCCCGAAGCTATATTTGGACCAACCTTTCAATGTATTATGACGAGCCAATTTCTGACGACCCGTGTATCCGATCGTTTCTTTTTTGAGCATGATGATGCGCATAGTGGTTTCACACCTG AacaattggctgaaattaggaAAGTAACTTTAGCTGGATTATTTTGTGCCAATACTATCAACTTAAAGTGTATACAATCGAATGTGTTTGTTTTCCCCGATGATGA AAATGTTTTGGTGCCTTGCAAATCTATACCACAGTTGAACCTGAAACTGTGGCAAAATCGTAAGGGATATTAA
- the LOC106082482 gene encoding DNA replication licensing factor Mcm3 translates to MAEAEQYIKDIQREYVDFLDDEEDQGIYSGHVKDMVAEKSRRLIVNINDLKRKNPQRAVGLLSNAADEQLAFGRALKEYVSTVDPSYAKEHEEFFVGFEGCFGNRHVTPRSLTSMYLGNMVCVEGIVTKVSLIHPKVVRSVHYCPTTRKVLERKYTDFTSFEAMPSSSVYPTKDEDGNLLETEYGLSVYKDHQSLTIQEMPEKAPAGQLPRSVDIVCDDDLVDRCKPGDRVQIVGSYRCLPGKYGGYTSGTFRTILLANNISLLSKENNLDISREDIILCKKLAKNNDIYELLSKSLAPSIHGHTFVKQAILCLLLGGVEKLLPNGTRLRGDINVLLIGDPSVAKSQLLRYVLNTAPRAIPTTGRGSSGVGLTAAVTTDQETGERRLEAGAMVLADRGVVCIDEFDKMSDIDRTAIHEVMEQGRVTISKAGIHASLNARCSVLAAANPVYGRYDQYKTPMENIGLQDSLLSRFDLLFVMLDVIDSDIDQMISDHVVRMHRYRNPKEADGEPLSMGSTYADSLSFSTNGNEKKETDVYEKYDALLHGKSRKRHEKILSVEFMRKYIHIAKCMKPKLSEQACEAISNEYSRLRSQESVQSDVARTQPVTARTLETLIRLSTAHARARMSKTVTADDAQAAIELVQFAYFKKVLEKEKGSKRRRADGGSSDEEADTENASERSPSRRSKRTRVETTQDPGVDSDDEIETPQPDAGDLTRRDTRRSLPAKKPATNGITQSESQTSMDTTSASASTPASITDARLGVFKNNLQRLFREAREQSLSLARITAAINENNVEPFTDGEIEAAVTRMTDDNQIMVADGIVFLI, encoded by the exons ATGGCGGAAGCAGAACAATACATTAAAGACATACAACGCGAGTACGTTGATTTCTTGGACGATGAGGAGGATCAGGGCATTTACTCAGGGCATGTCAAAGACATGGTTGCAGAGAAAAGTAGGCGCCTCATAGTGAACATTAATGACTTGAAGAGAAAAAATCCCCAACGTGCCGTGGGATTGTTAAGCAATGCCGCTGATGAGCAATTGGCATTTGGCAGGGCGTTGAAGGAGTATGTTTCCACTGTGGATCCAAGCTACGCCAAGGAGCACGAGGAATTTTTTGTGGGGTTTGAGGGTTGTTTTGGAAATCGCCATGTAACCCCTCGTTCCCTTACatcaat GTACTTGGGAAATATGGTTTGCGTGGAGGGTATCGTGACAAAAGTTTCTCTCATCCACCCTAAAGTTGTGCGCTCTGTCCACTACTGTCCGACTACACGAAAAGTTTTGGAACGCAAATATACCGATTTTACTTCATTTGAGGCTATGCCTTCTAGCTCTGTGTATCCAACCAAAGACGAAGATGGCAATTTACTCGAAACTGAATATGGACTTTCGGTTTATAAGGATCATCAGTCATTGACCATACAAGAAATGCCAGAGAAGGCGCCTGCTGGCCAATTGCCGCGATCAGTGGATATAGTTTGTGACGATGATTTGGTAGACCGTTGTAAACCTGGTGATCGTGTGCAAATTGTTGGGAGCTACCGCTGCCTCCCTGGAAAGTATGGCGGTTATACTTCAGGCACTTTTCGCACCATCTTGCTGGCTAATAACATATCCCTCCTAAGTAAGGAAAACAATCTGGACATTAGTCGTGAAGACATTATTTTATGTAAGAAGTTGGCTAAAAACAATGACATTTACGAATTGCTTTCCAAAAGTTTGGCGCCTTCTATACATGGCCACACATTTGTGAAACAGGCAATTCTTTGCCTTTTACTCGGTGGAGTGGAGAAATTGTTGCCCAATGGCACACGTTTGCGTGGTGACATTAATGTCCTGCTGATCGGTGACCCTAGTGTAGCAAAATCACAATTGTTGCGTTACGTTCTGAATACAGCACCTCGAGCCATTCCTACTACTGGTCGCGGATCTAGTGGTGTGGGTCTGACAGCTGCCGTCACAACTGATCAAGAGACAGGAGAACGTCGTTTGGAAGCTGGTGCTATGGTTTTAGCTGATCGTGGTGTTGTTTGTATCGACGAATTTGACAAAATGAGCGACATTGATCGTACTGCCATTCACGAAGTTATGGAACAGGGGCGTGTAACTATTTCAAAAGCTGGTATCCATGCTTCGCTGAACGCTCGTTGCTCGGTGTTGGCTGCTGCCAATCCTGTCTATGGTCGCTATGACCAGTACAAGACGCCTATGGAAAATATCGGTCTTCAAGATTCTTTGCTTTCTCGTTTTGATTTGCTTTTTGTTATGTTGGATGTTATCGATAGTGACATTGATCAAATGATTTCCGATCACGTTGTGCGTATGCATCGATACCGCAATCCCAAGGAAGCTGATGGAGAGCCACTTTCCATGGGAAGCACCTATGCTGATTCACTATCGTTTAGCACCAATGGAAATGAGAAAAAAGAAACTGATGTTTATGAAAAGTATGATGCATTGCTTCATGGAAAGTCTCGTAAGCGACACGAGAAGATTCTATCTGTGGAATTTATGAGAAAGTACATACATATTGCCAAGTGCATGAAACCAAAATTGAGTGAGCAGGCTTGTGAAGCCATATCAAATGAATATTCTCGTTTGCGTTCGCAGGAAAGCGTCCAAAGTGATGTAGCCCGTACACAACCTGTAACAGCTCGTACTTTGGAAACTCTTATTCGTTTATCCACTGCCCATGCCAGAGCTCGCATGTCTAAGACAGTAACGGCCGATGACGCTCAAGCCGCAATCGAGCTGGTGCAGTTTGCATACTTCAAAAAAGTTTTGGAAAAAGAGAAGGGCAGTAAACGTAGACGAGCTGATGGTGGATCTTCGGATGAAGAGGCTGATACCGAGAATGCAAGCGAGAGATCACCATCTCGCCGCAGTAAACGCACGCGAGTAGAAACAACACAAGATCCCGGTGTAGACAGTGATGATGAAATTGAAACCCCACAACCGGATGCTGGTGATTTGACACGTCGCGATACTCGCCGGTCATTGCCTGCCAAAAAACCCGCCACAAATGGTATAACACAGTCCGAATCGCAAACTTCAATGGATACAACTTCTGCTTCTGCCTCCACTCCTGCATCTATAACGGATGCCCGGTTGGGCGTATTTAAGAATAACCTTCAACGCCTCTTCCGTGAAGCCCGCGAACAAAGTCTCTCCTTGGCTCGCATTACAGCTGCAATCAATGAGAACAATGTGGAGCCATTTACTGATGGTGAAATAGAGGCAGCTGTAACTCGTATGACAGACGATAATCAAATTATGGTAGCCGATGGCATTGTTTTCCTTATTTAA
- the LOC106082255 gene encoding peroxidase isoform X2 — MHWPANCLLLLVIIKLSYQQRCPFSGGELHALATNAISEDEAGGELRPYLDKLENSRNLIKPKPGEDLFHTQNLLPENGQNYRPSDDNRYDELTLNSFIQRSVRLECAFPPKTCANETLAYRSFDGSCNNLAYPGYGMANSRYSRILNPKYSDGKYLPPKSSSGEALPNAHLLSLSLYGDETYLDSFRTVLTMQWGQFVAHDISDFMSHARLGDCCENPNHKLCYSIPLHAQGPITLSTGKTCMSFARGLSDADISCPKSDLPYAEKISKTTPYMDLSSLYGNSLEYSLKTRTYQGGLLKTVWYNHQQFLPITPNVNGECRSKVDHCYDIPDKRNQFTPTIAVIHTILVREHNRLATELAQLNPLYTDEKLFQLARKINIAQYQKISYYDWLPLLLGGMHSYSSGLIYDVEPRDHVNDYDESSDPAALAENAGAAFRYAHNQIPGWFSLVSSDRLHNKTLRLSNYFQRQGILDMVQMDGNFDALVRGLITQLQKRADDNMDKEIKYYLGRNVLHEFGMDLKAIDIQRGRDFGLASYNDYREYCGLPRAYKWSDFATEISQEVHITIKFL; from the exons ATGCATTGGCCAGCAAATTGTTTATTGTTGTTAGTTATAATAAAGTTAAGCTATCAGCAAAGATG CCCATTCTCTGGAGGGGAACTGCATGCGTTGGCAACAAATGCTATCAGTGAAGATGAAGCTGGCGGCGAACTCAGACCATACCTAGACAAATTGGAAAATAGCCGAAATTTGATAAAGCCAAAGCCAGGGGAAGATCTCTTTCACACACAAAACTTACTGCCTGAAAATGGCCAAAATTATAGACCATCTGACGATAATCGATACGATGAGTTGACTCTTAACAGTTTCATTCAGAGAAGTGTAAGATTGGAATGTGCTTTTCCACCGAAGACATGTGCAAATGAAACCCTGGCCTATCGGAGCTTCGATGGTTCATGTAATAATCTGGCTTATCCGGGCTATGGTATGGCAAATTCGAGATATTCCAGAATTTTAAATCCGAAATACAGTGATGGCAAATACCTACCTCCTAAATCATCATCTGGCGAAGCACTGCCAAACGCTCACCTTCTATCGTTATCTCTTTATGGTGATGAAACCTATTTGGATAGCTTCCGAACAGTGCTAACAATGCAGTGGGGTCAATTTGTGGCCCACGACATAAGTGATTTTATGAGTCACGCACGTTTGG GTGACTGCTGCGAAAATCCCAACCACAAGCTTTGCTATTCCATACCATTACATGCCCAGGGTCCCATTACATTGTCAACGGGTAAGACCTGCATGAGCTTTGCACGTGGCTTAAGTGATGCCGATATTTCCTGTCCCAAAAGTGATTTGCCATATGccgaaaaaatctcaaaaactaCACCATACATGGATTTATCATCTCTGTACGGCAATTCTCTGGAGTACAGTCTAAAAACTCGCACATATCAAGGGGGACTGTTGAAAACAGTTTGGTACAATCATCAGCAATTCTTACCCATAACACCCAATGTTAATGGGGAATGTCGGTCGAAGGTTGACCATTGCTATGACATTCCCGACAAACGGAATCAGTTTACACCCACTATTGCCGTCATTCACACCATTTTGGTGAGAGAACACAATCGCCTGGCTACCGAATTGGCCCAGTTAAATCCTCTATATACGGACGAGAAACTCTTTCAACTCGCACGAAAAATCAATATAGCCCAGTACCAGAAAATTTCCTATTACGACTGGTTGCCTCTGCTTTTGGGTGGCATGCACAGCTATTCAAGCGGTTTAATCTATGATGTTGAGCCTCGTGATCATGTGAATGACTATGACGAAAGCTCTGACCCTGCAGCACTTGCAGAAAATGCAGGAGCTGCCTTCCGATATGCGCACAATCAAATTCCGGGATGGTTTTC GTTAGTTTCATCCGACCGCTTACATAACAAGACGCTGCGGTTGAGCAATTATTTCCAGCGCCAAGGCATACTGGATATGGTGCAGATGGACGGCAATTTTGATGCTTTGGTAAGAGGTTTAATAACCCAGCTGCAAAAACGAGCCGATGATAATATGGATAAGGAG aTAAAATATTATTTAGGTCGAAATGTTTTGCATGAGTTTGGCATGGATCTGAAGGCTATAGATATTCAGCGTGGTCGAGATTTCGGTCTGGCCAGTTACAATGATTATAGGGAATATTGTGGTTTACCTAGGGCATACAAATGGTCCGACtttgcaactgaaatttccCAAGAGGTACATATAACAAT aaaatttctttaa